One genomic region from Sphingobacterium multivorum encodes:
- a CDS encoding HEAT repeat domain-containing protein: MYYDYYLYYLSYIGALYNGYPLVVRITAAMVLGLLGLVLFGIVRLLYIGYRINRTEKQRRKIREHFDEKLAFVMTAKNNYDVDEIRELLHYDVSRSKKWRTDALTDIVLHVKNESFKSGRLNELNYKNCLEALRLMGFWEKRMRTPGLSKRREALQVVGEFNIGVNSGILSKSMFHKDKDLRKTARDLYASQENYNPFRFMEENFDEAFTQLDKLRLHATLLKRSREIKLPNLLRWINNSRNVNYIQFIIQEIEFFEQKEACPALLEMLETQENRDIRAQIVLTLGKLEYNDGISELINRFSLESSIVREAIVKAMGKLKSKKVIPFLTDTYCFSDDDHLKMLIARSIKAQGKEGEILLLHLQEEAILQSREKEKLLLNQVFAERLVISV, translated from the coding sequence ATGTATTATGATTACTACCTCTATTATTTAAGCTACATAGGAGCTTTGTACAATGGTTACCCATTGGTCGTAAGGATTACCGCAGCCATGGTATTGGGGCTATTGGGCCTTGTCTTGTTCGGTATTGTCCGATTACTCTATATCGGCTATCGCATTAACAGGACGGAAAAACAGCGGAGGAAAATTCGTGAGCATTTCGATGAAAAGTTGGCTTTTGTTATGACAGCAAAGAATAACTATGATGTGGATGAAATCCGAGAACTGTTACACTACGATGTTTCGAGATCAAAAAAATGGAGAACGGATGCATTGACCGATATCGTTCTCCACGTAAAAAATGAGTCATTCAAAAGCGGTCGGCTAAATGAGCTTAATTACAAAAATTGTTTAGAAGCACTCAGACTCATGGGTTTTTGGGAAAAGCGTATGCGTACACCTGGATTGTCCAAACGTAGGGAGGCTTTACAGGTTGTGGGTGAGTTCAACATTGGTGTGAACAGCGGCATTCTTTCCAAATCCATGTTTCATAAAGACAAAGATCTACGAAAGACCGCACGAGATTTATATGCAAGTCAGGAAAATTATAATCCCTTTCGTTTTATGGAGGAGAATTTCGATGAAGCATTTACACAATTGGATAAATTGCGCCTTCATGCTACATTGTTGAAACGTTCGCGGGAAATTAAGCTTCCAAATCTTCTCCGTTGGATTAATAATTCCAGAAATGTTAACTATATCCAGTTCATTATACAGGAAATAGAGTTTTTTGAGCAAAAAGAAGCTTGTCCTGCTCTTCTTGAAATGTTGGAAACGCAGGAAAATAGAGATATCCGCGCACAAATTGTTTTGACCTTGGGGAAGCTTGAATACAATGATGGTATTTCAGAGCTTATCAACCGATTTTCCCTTGAATCGTCTATTGTACGTGAGGCAATTGTGAAAGCAATGGGCAAATTGAAATCCAAGAAAGTCATCCCGTTTTTAACCGATACCTATTGCTTTTCTGACGATGATCATTTAAAAATGTTAATCGCCCGTTCCATCAAGGCACAGGGAAAAGAAGGGGAAATTTTACTTCTCCATCTTCAGGAGGAGGCGATTTTGCAGTCGCGTGAAAAGGAGAAATTACTGTTAAATCAAGTGTTTGCAGAAAGATTAGTTATATCAGTTTAA
- a CDS encoding glycosyltransferase family 2 protein gives MVYFFTYLIYFYATTLGISYVVLMVMSYYNTLRYRYRYTKREENYLLEFPDKAPGVSIVAPAFNEEVIILDSVNSLLNLDYPNFEVVVVNDGSRDKTLDILLTEFELEEVPYYLVYKVNCKPIKRVFRSKNPAYSRLIVLDKENGGTKADAINAGINVVQNDYFINTDVDCILAKDSLSKIVLPILDSEKQVIAVGATMRMANGCRIENGEITRVRPPKSLIPLFQETEYLRSYLVGKMGWDMINAVPNVSGGFGLFDSKVIIAVGGFDSSSHAEDMDITTRISAYMLENNREYRIAQCPYSLCWTEGPPNLSILNRQRSRWGRGLFQFLVDHRKMIFNKDYGRLGFVVLPYMIMFEFLAPIIEFTGLLFMIFLLITHQINFDTFWMMLLYAYLIGFSVSVITVSYDLVLGKLYRNFWEYLKLVLFSAFEPILYHPFVIIFTLRGYIQYLTRKDIKWGNMTRKGFSQTKNA, from the coding sequence ATGGTCTATTTTTTTACCTATCTCATTTATTTCTATGCCACGACATTGGGTATTTCCTATGTTGTACTTATGGTAATGAGCTATTATAATACCCTCCGTTATCGCTATCGATACACGAAGCGGGAAGAGAACTATTTGCTGGAGTTTCCCGATAAGGCGCCAGGAGTCTCTATTGTCGCACCTGCGTTTAATGAAGAGGTCATCATCTTGGATAGTGTCAATTCGCTGTTGAATCTCGATTACCCCAACTTTGAAGTTGTCGTCGTGAATGACGGTAGCAGAGACAAAACCTTGGATATCCTTTTAACGGAATTTGAGCTGGAAGAAGTTCCGTATTATCTGGTTTATAAAGTGAATTGTAAACCTATTAAACGCGTGTTTCGGTCAAAAAATCCAGCATATAGCCGGCTGATCGTGTTGGATAAAGAAAATGGCGGAACAAAAGCGGATGCTATCAATGCCGGGATCAATGTGGTTCAGAACGATTACTTTATCAATACCGATGTTGATTGTATTCTTGCTAAAGACAGCCTCAGTAAAATCGTCCTCCCTATTTTGGATTCAGAAAAACAGGTCATAGCCGTGGGGGCCACCATGCGTATGGCAAATGGCTGCCGGATCGAAAATGGCGAGATCACACGGGTAAGACCTCCGAAAAGTTTGATTCCTTTATTTCAGGAAACAGAATATTTAAGATCTTATCTGGTAGGAAAAATGGGATGGGATATGATCAATGCTGTTCCAAATGTTTCTGGAGGATTTGGCCTATTTGATTCTAAAGTGATTATTGCAGTAGGTGGTTTTGACTCTTCTTCGCATGCCGAAGACATGGATATCACTACGCGGATTTCTGCCTATATGCTTGAAAATAATCGTGAATATAGGATCGCTCAATGTCCTTACAGTTTGTGTTGGACTGAGGGACCGCCAAATTTAAGCATATTGAACCGTCAAAGAAGCCGTTGGGGAAGAGGCCTGTTTCAGTTTCTTGTCGATCACCGGAAAATGATTTTCAATAAGGATTATGGACGCTTAGGCTTTGTTGTATTACCCTATATGATCATGTTCGAATTCCTAGCTCCTATTATCGAATTTACAGGTCTTCTATTCATGATTTTTCTGCTGATTACCCACCAGATCAACTTCGATACATTCTGGATGATGCTGCTGTATGCCTACCTTATTGGATTTTCAGTATCTGTTATCACAGTTTCCTACGATCTGGTTTTGGGAAAACTTTACCGGAACTTTTGGGAATATCTCAAGCTGGTATTATTCTCAGCATTTGAACCGATATTATATCACCCGTTTGTCATCATTTTCACCTTGCGGGGCTATATACAATATTTAACACGGAAAGATATCAAATGGGGAAATATGACTCGTAAGGGGTTTTCTCAGACAAAAAATGCTTAA
- a CDS encoding cation diffusion facilitator family transporter — translation MKIIISNNFKYNILWRTAKNRGYYILDNNKTSIYNALAVNLLIALTKFIAASFTNSSSMISEGIHSTVDTANQLLILYGLKRSKKAPDQSHPFGYGKELYFWSFVFSILIFGLGGALSIYQGLMHIREPELMKDPFWNISS, via the coding sequence TTGAAAATAATAATATCGAATAATTTTAAGTATAATATTTTATGGCGGACAGCAAAAAATAGAGGCTATTATATCCTAGACAATAATAAAACATCAATTTATAATGCCCTTGCTGTCAATCTACTGATAGCGCTGACCAAATTTATCGCCGCATCTTTTACCAACAGTTCTTCTATGATTTCTGAAGGAATTCATTCCACAGTTGATACGGCTAATCAGCTGTTGATATTATATGGATTGAAACGTAGTAAAAAGGCGCCCGACCAGTCTCATCCCTTTGGTTATGGAAAAGAGCTTTATTTTTGGTCCTTTGTGTTTTCTATTCTCATATTCGGTTTGGGTGGAGCGCTGTCCATCTATCAGGGATTGATGCATATACGGGAGCCCGAATTGATGAAAGATCCTTTCTGGAATATATCGTCTTGA
- a CDS encoding PAS domain S-box protein, which yields MNSSEQIEQLRIENLELNNRITELTDFIDSASLALHWVNREGVIIWANQAELDLLGYRKEEYIGFPIADFHTDQDTISIILHMLLNNQRVEDYPASLRCKNGDIKHVVINSSALMKDDEFVHSMCFTKDVTEAVLAEKRRDKLTAILQEKEERLRLAIASTGLGTWDWDAAKGIVQLSPQAQEILELSAPIQKKEAMITLIHPADQSAIFQQMKGLSENKMDGHFEFTCRIIRPITHGIAFVKITGSAFFSGSKESRRIIGALMDVTDQKKATEKSAELAAIVNSSYDAIIGKTLDGIITSWNDAATNLFGYSNAEMIGQSILKLIPRDRHSEEDYILGRMRMGHSIKHFETVRQTKSGKLVDLSLTISPIKNNLGEIIGVSKIARDITEKKQEEKRKNTFISVASHELKTPLTTVLMSAQMMQQHATIFGEKSAQIGTKIESQVKKMMLMIADFLSITEVDEGKLQLHQTTFQLDKLMRDCINDLETNRHSIELRCDPTVHILADWPKMDQVFANLLNNAIKYSPHGGTIIIGTQIIGEKVRIYVQDEGIGIEPKHQKNIFKSFYRVDNLNTSNISGFGIGLYLVAEILRKHGSQIHVQSAKDKGSIFYFDFPFTYASN from the coding sequence ATGAACAGCTCCGAACAAATAGAACAATTACGAATTGAAAATCTCGAGCTCAACAACCGGATTACTGAACTAACTGACTTTATCGACAGTGCATCATTAGCACTACATTGGGTTAACCGGGAAGGGGTTATTATTTGGGCCAATCAAGCTGAACTTGACCTTCTTGGTTATCGTAAGGAAGAATATATTGGTTTCCCCATTGCAGACTTTCACACAGATCAGGATACCATTTCGATAATCCTACACATGCTTTTGAATAATCAACGTGTGGAGGATTATCCAGCAAGTCTGAGGTGCAAAAATGGAGATATAAAGCATGTTGTTATAAATTCCAGTGCTTTGATGAAGGACGACGAATTTGTCCATTCGATGTGTTTTACCAAAGATGTTACGGAAGCCGTACTTGCAGAAAAAAGAAGAGATAAACTCACAGCAATCCTGCAGGAGAAGGAAGAGCGACTTCGCCTTGCCATCGCCTCTACCGGACTTGGGACCTGGGATTGGGACGCTGCGAAAGGAATAGTTCAACTTTCCCCACAGGCTCAAGAAATTTTGGAACTTTCTGCCCCAATCCAAAAGAAAGAAGCGATGATAACGCTCATCCATCCGGCCGATCAATCCGCTATTTTCCAGCAAATGAAAGGGCTGAGCGAAAATAAAATGGACGGCCATTTTGAGTTTACCTGCCGCATTATAAGACCTATCACACATGGGATTGCCTTTGTAAAAATCACGGGATCGGCTTTCTTTAGCGGCAGCAAAGAATCGCGCAGGATTATCGGAGCGCTTATGGATGTGACAGATCAGAAAAAAGCGACAGAAAAAAGTGCCGAACTCGCAGCCATTGTTAACTCATCCTACGATGCGATTATCGGAAAGACACTAGACGGTATTATAACCAGCTGGAACGACGCTGCGACGAATCTTTTTGGTTATTCAAACGCGGAAATGATCGGTCAGTCCATCCTAAAATTAATTCCACGAGATAGGCATTCTGAAGAAGATTATATCCTGGGGCGAATGCGCATGGGGCATTCCATCAAGCATTTTGAAACTGTTCGGCAGACAAAATCAGGCAAATTGGTCGATTTGTCGCTGACGATATCCCCCATAAAAAACAATCTCGGCGAGATCATTGGTGTATCAAAAATTGCACGGGATATCACCGAAAAAAAGCAGGAAGAGAAGCGAAAAAATACGTTTATATCCGTAGCAAGCCACGAACTCAAAACACCGCTCACCACAGTCTTGATGAGTGCGCAGATGATGCAACAGCATGCAACTATATTTGGTGAAAAAAGTGCCCAGATAGGAACTAAGATCGAATCCCAAGTAAAAAAAATGATGCTCATGATTGCGGATTTTCTAAGTATAACGGAGGTAGACGAAGGTAAATTGCAACTTCACCAAACCACTTTTCAGCTTGACAAATTAATGCGGGACTGTATTAATGATCTGGAAACGAATCGGCACAGCATTGAACTGCGTTGCGATCCTACCGTTCATATTTTAGCTGACTGGCCCAAAATGGATCAGGTTTTTGCCAACTTACTTAACAATGCCATAAAATACTCTCCCCACGGCGGAACGATTATTATTGGCACGCAGATAATAGGCGAAAAAGTACGTATATATGTTCAGGATGAAGGGATTGGGATCGAGCCCAAACATCAAAAGAATATTTTTAAATCATTCTATCGGGTGGATAACCTAAATACTTCTAACATATCTGGATTTGGCATCGGCCTATATTTGGTCGCAGAAATCCTGCGAAAACATGGTTCACAGATACACGTTCAAAGCGCCAAGGATAAGGGATCTATTTTCTATTTTGATTTCCCGTTCACCTACGCTTCAAACTAA
- a CDS encoding inorganic diphosphatase — MKYIFCTVETPKNSNAKYNYEPKCGGFVLAKYLPLGSVFPYDFGFIPGTVGEDGDPLDIIVISEQGTFPGCILKCRIIGAIKAIQQDKDGDTVENDRFLVVPEASAVFGHIHRVAQLPETVLDELQQFFINYNKQEGKNFQPLEILSAKDACKAIEKAKSNSQPIKKIELFLPLYDASGTPFSAQLFQDISKQLIKDFGGITAYTRAPAIGIWVDPKKQPIKDENVVYEIMVAEIDHAYWKQFKKKLELQFAQKELVIRQSEVGLL; from the coding sequence ATGAAATACATATTCTGCACGGTTGAAACACCTAAAAATTCAAATGCCAAATACAACTATGAGCCAAAATGTGGCGGATTTGTTCTAGCAAAATACCTTCCTTTGGGTTCGGTTTTCCCCTATGATTTCGGTTTTATCCCGGGCACGGTAGGAGAGGATGGTGACCCCTTGGATATTATCGTTATTTCGGAACAAGGGACGTTTCCTGGCTGTATATTGAAATGCAGAATCATTGGTGCAATAAAGGCGATACAGCAGGATAAAGATGGCGACACTGTCGAAAATGACCGGTTTTTGGTTGTGCCAGAGGCTTCAGCCGTCTTTGGTCACATTCATCGTGTCGCCCAATTGCCTGAAACCGTGCTCGATGAACTGCAACAGTTCTTCATAAATTATAATAAACAGGAAGGCAAAAATTTCCAGCCTTTGGAAATTCTAAGTGCTAAAGATGCATGTAAGGCGATAGAAAAAGCAAAAAGTAACAGCCAGCCCATCAAAAAAATTGAACTTTTTCTTCCACTCTACGATGCGTCGGGAACACCCTTCTCCGCTCAACTATTTCAGGATATTAGTAAGCAGCTCATTAAAGACTTTGGTGGGATAACAGCTTATACGCGTGCCCCTGCCATTGGTATATGGGTCGATCCTAAAAAACAGCCAATTAAAGACGAGAATGTGGTTTATGAAATCATGGTTGCTGAAATCGACCATGCCTACTGGAAACAATTCAAGAAAAAACTCGAATTACAATTTGCCCAAAAAGAGTTAGTTATTAGGCAAAGTGAGGTCGGGCTGCTCTAG
- a CDS encoding helix-turn-helix domain-containing protein, which produces MIFLLITACHQILICGLKIWSADEVYLVLCLPFGLLFGPAILLLVSSLKSKNIGWQFIFHFIPFVGSLLLFGIVKLKWWILDGFDVDDILLVHLMSFVHFSSYLTYVGLKNQQETGVDLFRLMKRYGIKVYFPIVFIFLLIVEILIMIGHYRNVIIHEIFVLSFFLTFLSSLFIFYFTYLRQYEGTNSEELTLTIAVSDALLCKIENIDSNVTSLDKREQLYRRQLEQFIHTKAYLDTELNKEKFSHQLGIPLNNISPFLKKEFGRGFNAFINHLRVNYAAKQLKNTELQTTVDHLSFVCGFNSRASFYRSFQAEFGCTPLQFCKTAS; this is translated from the coding sequence ATGATTTTCTTGCTAATTACCGCATGTCATCAAATTTTAATTTGTGGTTTAAAGATTTGGTCAGCGGACGAGGTCTATTTGGTCCTTTGCTTACCCTTTGGGCTACTGTTTGGGCCCGCTATTTTATTGTTGGTAAGTAGCTTAAAGTCCAAAAATATAGGTTGGCAGTTTATTTTCCACTTTATACCATTTGTCGGTAGCTTATTGTTGTTTGGTATTGTAAAATTGAAATGGTGGATCTTAGATGGATTTGATGTTGACGACATCTTGTTGGTTCACTTAATGTCATTCGTGCATTTTTCCAGTTATCTGACGTATGTGGGGTTAAAAAATCAGCAGGAAACGGGTGTAGATCTATTTAGGCTGATGAAAAGATATGGGATTAAAGTTTATTTTCCTATCGTATTTATATTTCTACTCATTGTAGAAATTCTGATTATGATCGGTCACTATAGAAATGTCATTATCCATGAGATATTTGTGCTTTCATTTTTTTTAACGTTCCTTTCGTCTTTGTTTATATTTTATTTCACTTATCTGCGACAATATGAGGGAACAAATTCAGAAGAACTCACATTAACCATCGCAGTAAGCGATGCATTATTGTGTAAAATAGAAAATATTGACTCGAATGTAACATCGTTGGATAAACGGGAACAGCTTTATCGTCGACAGCTCGAACAGTTTATCCATACCAAAGCTTATTTGGATACCGAACTTAATAAGGAGAAGTTCAGTCATCAGCTTGGAATACCGCTGAACAATATATCTCCGTTCCTTAAAAAGGAGTTCGGCAGAGGATTTAATGCCTTTATTAACCACCTTCGCGTGAATTATGCAGCAAAACAGTTGAAAAATACTGAACTTCAAACGACAGTTGATCATTTGAGTTTTGTCTGCGGATTCAATTCACGAGCTTCATTCTACAGAAGTTTTCAGGCCGAATTTGGCTGTACACCCCTACAGTTCTGCAAAACTGCTTCCTAG